The Falco biarmicus isolate bFalBia1 chromosome 1, bFalBia1.pri, whole genome shotgun sequence DNA segment gggTTCCTGTCTGTCTAGTGTGGTGAGATAGGGCAGGAAGCCTGTGATGTCTTAGCCGTGGTGTCTGAACCTGGCTGAAGGATTCTTCTGAAGACTCACTCCTAGGCTCTGAGGCTTCCTGGGAAGGCACTCGCTGGGGGGCAGTGGGTGGGCCtgggcagctccctgcagcagggagagctgcaTCCTGACCTGGAAGAGGGTGGAAAAGGGCAGAGCCCTGATGCGAGGGCAGGTTGCCTGGGGACTTGGCTGCTGTTTCTAGCTCTCTCAGCACTAGTATCTTTTCTGAGCACTAACGTTTGCTTTGCTCCCTTTGCCCTCTCTGAAGGTGTGAGTCCCTGCGGACCACAGAAGGTGCTGCCTGCGCACCCCAAGTGACGTAGTTTGTCTTTCCTGTTATCTATTCTCCTAGGTTCCAGAAGTACAGAGGGTTGAAGAGCTTCCGGACTTCTCCGTGGGACCCCAAAGAGAATCTCCCAAGGGATTATGCCAGGATTTTCCAGTTCCAAGACTTCTCCCGAACCAGAAAGCACCTCTTCCGGCAAATAGAGAAGGGGGAGACTGAAGGAGCCTCGGTAACTCCCTTTTGCTGGTCTCTTCCCCTACTGTGTTTCCTTGCTCCTAATAGGAAAGACAAGTTAGGTGGCTGGGTGGACCTTTCAGCCAGCTGGTTCTTAGCGTGAAGCCATGAGTTCAGATGATACTGCTCTCCTGGACTCCCTCTCTAACCCAGGCCCATGTTACTTCTGACACTTTTTTGTTGAGAGAAGTATTTACAACCGATCCTCTTTTGGCAGGTTGGCTGGTACGTTACACTTCATGTCTGCAACGTCCCTGTCTCAGTGATGGAGAGCTTCAAAGAAGGAAAGCCCTTAGTCCTGTTTTCACTGCTTCCCCATGAACAAAAGGTGAGTAAGTATGGCCCTGCTGATATCTTGTAGGTGTACAGCTCCTTGTCTGATTCTCTCAGGCTGCATGAGTTGGAGaggctccagctgcagagggtTTGGCCTGAAATCTCCTCTCACTGCTCACATTTCAACGTAGGACCTTCCCTTTGGTCAGTGCAGGCTGAAGCTGTCACGGGTGTTTAGGCTAGTGTCTGAGCCTGGCCGAGGTGTCTGCATTGGTGACCAGCAGTTAGGCATTCATCTCTGTTGCAGCATCCcgtttgctttctgctctgtctGCCACCActtgccagccctgctggcagccccTCACAGCGCTGCCTCTCTTGCAGATGTCCGTGTTGAATTTCCTGGTGCATCGGCATCCAAGCAACAGTGAGCCAGTGAGGGCAAAAGAGGAGCTGATCTTTCACTGTGGATTCAGACGCTTCCGAGCATCCCCCCTGTTCTCCCAGCACACCTCAGGTTTGTGAGGGACCAGTGGGGTGGCCATGGCTATGCCAAGAGGTGGGGCTGCGGTTTCTAGGGCAGGAAGCCTGTGATGTCTTAGCCGTGGTGTCTGAACCTGGCTGAAGGACTCTTCTGAAGACTCACTCCTAGGCTCTGAGGCTTCCACTGGAGGCACTAAACAGTGGGGAGTGGCTGGCTTGGGGAAGGTGGCTCACTGGTTTGGGCAAGGCCATGGCAGGCTCCACGCAGCGAGCTGGTAGCTCAGAGGGTCACTTTTATTCCCCAATACTCCATGCCAGCAGAAGAGGGGTGTTTATCACCTGTTTTGCTAAAGCACAGAGCCTGTTTGCCAGGGAAGAATGGGCTCAGTGGGGTTTCTTAGAGCTCAGGACTGCTGCTGGCTTGAACTTGACCCATTGCTGTTCTGTCCTAGCTGATAAGCACAAGCTGGAGCGTTTCCTGCGTCCAGatgctgctgtggtggtgaCTGTTTACGCTCCCATCActttccctcctgcctcagtgcttctttttaaacagagaagTAATGGTAAGTTGGTAAGTGCTGAGGAGGCGGTGTCTGGGAAACAAACATTTGCAGGCTATTCCCACACCCCACTTTGAAATGCACCTCTCCGGAAAGTATGACTTGAAAAAGCAGCCCCCTTCACACTGTTGGAGAAGATTAACACGTTTCCTTCCCCATTATGACCTGCACCTTTGTCCATGCTGGGGGGTTGCTCTGGACCTGGAACTGTTTGTGGAAGGGGGTTGTGGTGGGGGAGCCGGTGATGGAGGCACCTTCTGTGGCGCTGCCCTCTGATGCATTAGTGACTCTCCTTGCAGGAATGCATGACCTCATCGCCACTGGTTCTCTGCTTTCCATGGACCCGGACAGAATTGTCATCAAGCGGCTGGTGCTCAGTGGCCATCCTTTCAAGATCTTTGCCAAGACGGCTGTCGTGCGATACATGTTCTTTAACAGAGGTATGGCTTGTCTCTGTGTGGTGGGAAGAGGGGATGTGGAAGCAGACCTCCTGCCCCTGCGGTGGTGGTTGTGTTGGTGCAGCAAAGCTGGTTTCTTACCTGCCTTTTATCTTTTATGTCCAGATGATGTAATGTGGTTTAAGCCAGTGGAGCTGAGGACAAAGTGGGGTCGTAGAGGACACATCAAGGAGCCATTAGGTAGGTTTGattcaatatttatttctgatgcTGCGCAGGATGTGGGCCTCCTGGGCAGGAGAGACGGCTCGtggccttttctgctttctgcctaGGGACCCATGGTCACATGAAGTGCCACTTTGATGGACAGCTAAAGTCCCAGGACACAGTGTTGCTGAACCTCTACAAGCGTGTTTTTCCTAAATGGACTTATGACCCCCATGTTCCAGACCCTGTGCCATGGGTGAGGAGCGAGAATGTGCTGCCAGTGCAGGAGGTAGAAATGGAATGAGTCTCCAGCATGTTTGGACTTTGTGCCTTAGCTCCCTGGATGCTATTCTCAGCCTGTGCGCAGTGAGGACAGCACTGATGTCTTGTTACTGCTCGGGTCTGTACAGGGGTGGCTGTCtcaccagctgctgctcaggtaCGAGCtacagctatttattttaatggaaaatgttttcaaaaacatcCAAGTGCCTCTGTCTTCGTGGTAGCTGGTTGTGGAGGCCAAAGGGAGAGGCTGCGTGCACACCTTGTGTGGGAGCCCCTTGGCTCGCTGGCGCTGTTGTCTTTCCCTCACGCCCTGCCCCAGTGGTGCGTGTGGGGATTTTGCTGCATCAAAGGCAGGAGTTTGCTGGGATTATTGTGATGCTGAGAAAGAAAGGTGAAGTAGCAGCTGGGGAGAGTGACAGCCCAGTTCCCTGGAGGCCTAtcccagagcagggcagctgtggaGGGGAGAACAGGCAGTGCTTTGTTTCCAGGCCCCCCCAGTAGCAACCCTTTACTGTGGAACCAAGTGACTGTCTCTGTGCTGTAGAGACCAGCACCAGCTCTCCCTCATCCCTCTACAAAAACTCTGAAATGTTTGGGGTTGTTCATCTGTTTTTAGTAGTGCACAAACCAGACTGTACAAATTCAGAGTGAGGTTTCTGTTGCTTGAGACACCGCTCTGTTCTCATTCTGCTTTCCCAGGGAGGTCTGTGAGCCAGGTCAGGGAGCTCAGGTCCACGTTTCCCCCACACAGCACGATGCAAACATTTTCCACATCCCGAGGGACTGCCTGGAACTGTTCCGAGAGCACAGCCGCCACTCCCACGCCAGCTGTTGGCTCAATCAGCAGCTTCATCCTTTCCCACACCAGCCGCGTGGCTTGCTGTcaggacagagcagcagctgtcaTCCCAGCAGCAAGTActggctgctccagggctgcgGAGGGCACTGCATGTGCACATCTCTCTGCAGCGCcctgggaagggagagcagaGCTTCCGCTAGCCCTTTCCAGCTGGAGACAGTGTGGGTGTTGCACAGCTGTGGTGGTGTGCAGGGGCTTGTGCTGCCCTGGGAGAGCGTAGGGGTGAGAGTGGAGGGGCAGAGCatggctggaggcagctgcctgctggcagcTACCGTGAGAAGGGAGCCGGGAGCGTTTACCTTGATTTCTTCCTCTGAGACTGTCAGGACATCATCAACCAAATCCCTGATGATAGGCCATGTGTTTGGGCCGATGCTCGTTTTAACTGCATCTGCGATGGTATCCAGTGGATGAAGGTTGGGGGTCAGTTCCCCTCTTACCTTGGACTGGTAACAGTCATCCACGTTGCGTGGCTCAGCAGCAAACACTTTCACATCTGGTCTCAAAGCCTGTGGAGAGCAGGAAGAGCCACTTGGTTGAAACTAGTGTAtgcctgtctgctgctgctgtgcaggcaggggggcaAGCAGGTCACGTTGCTTCTGTGCAGAGCCCAGGCACCCAGAGATTTTCACAACAGGGTGTccatttctgaacagaaaagctgctgcctgccttgggagtcctgccctgcccttcccacaGGGAGATGCAGCCATCGTGTCCCAGATGAGCTGCTGCCTTACCTTGATGGCAACTGCTATTCCTGCAATCATTCCTCCGCCTCCGACAGGAACCACTACTGCATTTACCTCAGGTGCCTGTGCAGAAAGGAAGCGTGAGTGCTTCTGGCACCTCGGGCACTCCTTTTCACTGTGCCCCTGCCTGAGGAGCAGAGCTCCGGGCTGTGACCGGGCTGTGCGTTTTCctcacctgctccagcacctccagggCAATTGTGCCTTGCCCTGCCATCACTGCAAGCTCCTGGTTGGGGTGCACCATGACTCCTCCTGTCTCCTGGACTACACGAGCTGCTGTCTCGGCTCTGGACTAGGGGAAAGCATGGATGGTTGCCTCTCAGTCTGGCTATGCCACTTCTCTGGCTGCTTTCTCCATGCCTTACCTTGTCGCTGGGCTCGCATGGCACCAGTGTGGCACCGTAGCTGCGGATGGCAGCTTGCTTACAGTGCGGGGCTGTCCGGGGCACCACGATGTAAGCAGGGATCCCTGTGTGATGGAAGAGGAGGCAAATCCAACAGCCAAAAAGCCCCAAGCAGCCAGTTAGCGCTGCAGGAGTGGGCCATGCCTTGCCTATGCTAGCTCCTGCAGGTGTTCAAGAGTGGAATGCCACTGCTTATCTCCAGGGGCAGCGGAGCTGGGTGGGTTggagctgcctctgcccaggAGCCAGCTCGGCACGTACCCCTGGCCCTGTACCTGCTGCCTGGCCCCTCCGAGCCGGGGCTGGAGCTCAGGGTAAGCGTTACCTTCTGCCTGGGCGGCACAGGCGAGCGCCTGCCCGTGATTCCCGCTGCTGTGCGTCACGACAGCCCGGGGCAGCGCCCCTCCAGCGCGCTGGCTTTCCTCGACGAGGCTCCTGACCGCGTTGAGGGCACCGCGGATCTGGAAGGAGAGCACAggggcctgtgctgctgctgggagctggtgcACAGGGTGCTGCGGGCAGGCTGGGAGCCTCCTTCCTGGCAGCCCCCCGTGCCCTGGGAAGCCTTTCAGCCCCCGCACAGGGGGGCAGGAGCCACGTTGGCTTCGAGGGCTGGGCGGGCAGCGGGTTTCTGCGCACCTTGAAGGAGCCGGTCCGCTGGAAGAGCTCGCACTTGAAGAGTAGCCGCCGGCCGGCCAGGCGGGCCAGGCTCCGGCTGGTGAGCAGCGGCGTGCGGGGCAGGCGGTGGCGCAGCCGCCCCTCGGCCGCCCGGACGTGGGCCAGGGCCAGGCGGGGCGGCGCCGCCATGTGCTCGGTGCTGCGCggccggcggccccgggggcgAGCGCGCATGCGCACGGCGGAGCGTTTTGGCCCTGCGCGGCCGCCGTCCGTCGGGCCCGGCTCGCTCCTTCCCCCCCCGGCGGAGGGAAGATGGCGGAGGGGTTGGAGCGCGTCCGCGTCTCGGCCGCCGAGCTGCGGGACATGGTGGCGGCGCAGGCCCGCGCCGCGGCTGGTGGCGGGCGAGGTGAGGGGGCGGcagggagcggcggggcggcggcgggaggcgggagCCGCTGTGTGGGGGCTTCCCCCGCCCCTCGGCGGCACCTGcccgggggcgggccgggcccctcggccgcgccgcccggctGGGGCTGAGGTAGGGGCCGGGGCCGGACCGCCGCGCTGGGCCCGCCTCGCCCGGGGCTCGGTTCTCGCCGAGGTGCGAGCAGGCGGACggcggggcagggagggcagggcccgggggggctgcggggcgccCCTGGGGAGCTGCGGGCGCGGCTTCCCCCGGCCTCAGGGCGGGCCtgtcccccgccgcccccgggccgaGCCCCTGGCAGCGCGGTCGCGTCTGGCTGAGGGGCCGCGAGCTGCTGCCGGTCGGGCAAAGCTGAGGAAACGCAGCACGTAACGGCCCCGCTTTGGTGAAACACTTCATCGTGTGTTGTTCAGGCTGTGTTCTCTAACGAGCTGTTGTGTAAACACAGTTATAGAGAGGAGAGAAGCGTTACTGAGTTGTGAGCAAGGGGGGAAGATGCATCTGTGACTCAAACAACCCCTTGGCAGAGCAGGGGGGGCTGTTGGAGAAGGTGGCACCTGCAGGCAGAAAAGCTCCTGCACCAACAGCAGGCAGGGAATTGCTGCCGAAACCTGTAGCACTAAAACTTTATGGCTGGTACTCGCTCAAGTCTGGTGGTGTGCTCTCATCTCTCCTTTTCTTGGCTCATTGTCGCTTTGAGGTAAAACCTGTTGTGGATTTGTGTTTTGTAGGTGGCCGAGGGTTTGGTCAGTTTTGTTGTACCTTAGGTGGCCGAGGGTTTGGTCAGCTTTGTTgtactttctcattttctactCTTGTTTTGTGGTTTCCTGTAAACCTTGATGTAGATTTTCATGTCTGTTCTCTTGGACTTGCCCTGAAGGGTGGTAGGCTCTTTCCCTTTACTTAATATTTCTACTTGTGTATTTGTCATGATACAGTTTTTTGTCCCTGGCTGGTTTGTGGTGGGAataaatttcttctgtttctccccagaaaacatgaaagaagtGAAGGAGCCAAGGCATCGCAAAGACAACAGGCGCCCGGACCTGGAGATTTACAAGCCTGGCCTGTCCCGGCTGAGGAGCAAGCTTGTGCAACCAAAGCACGAGGCCTCAGAGAACcagaggagcagagctgaggagGGCAAGGAAGAGGGTGCCAGTGACAAAGGCTCTTTGGGAGGAGGGGCTCCAGTCACGGAGGATTGCAGCAAAGGCAGTGGTCCCAAGCAGAATGGTCCTTTGCAAGAAAATGAAGAGGCAGAGACTAAAGGTGGTCTTCAGAGCCAGGAGAACATGTCCAAGCAGCCTGCTCTGGATGAGTGGTGTTccaaaaccaccaggagaaccAAGAAGCCGGACCAGCAGATCTACCAGCCTGGGAAACGTCTGCATTCAGCTGCTAAAGAACCATCCCTGCGCTCAGCTTCTGAGGAAGTCACCAGTAAGATGGAGCAGCTGAAAGTCGAGAGAGATGAAGAGGCTGAGAAGGGTACTGGAAAGGACAGTaacaggaaaaccaaaccaagcaaGGAGGATAGAGAGGGGAGCCAGGTAGGGGAAGGAGTGAAAGCctcaaggggagaaaaaggaagacgGATAGAGCGAAGCGACAGGGTAAGGAGAAAAAGTGATGAGGTGATGCAGGGGAAGCTGGGCTCTACCAAACGGTACTCCCGCTCTGACAAGCGTCGGAGCCGGTACCGCACCTGCAGCACAAGCTCAGCTGGAAGCAACAACAGCATAGAGGGAGCTCCACTTGTGGATGGGGTGGAGAGGCGGCAGGAGCGTGCCAGAGAAAGAGTACGTCCTAGGAAGCAGGTCTCTGCATCCTCCACTGACTCCTTGGATGATGATAGAATCGACGAGGCAGAAGCATATGTCTCCAGCAGGGGTTCGGATAATAAAAAGCATTCAGAGCAGAGTCGAGCTTCTAGGAGTGAGAGCGAATGGAGCAGCAATGGCAGGGAAGTCAAGGGACCCTTTCGAGTCACATTTGACAGCAAAACTATGAACAGGGATATCAGTCTGGCAGATACAGATAAAAAGAAGCCTCTGAAGGCATTTGTTAGTTGCAAAGACTCAGAGCCTTTTGAGGCGAGGAACCAGAGCAGAGAGCCCCAAGGGAGGGGCCGTGGGATTCTGTTCCTGCCTGCCAACACTGATTTCTCTGCCAGCACCGTGGGCTCTCCTGAAGCCAGTCACCCTGGGCCCAGGCTCCTGctcagcggggctggggggtaAAGGCCTCCGAAGCAGAGGCCGAGGCGGCACTGCTCGCAGGCTGTGGGACCCAAATAACCCGGACCAAAAACCCGCTCTGAAGAGCCAGACCGCTCAGCTTCACTTTCTAGACACGGACGATGAAGTGAGCCCCACTTCCTGGGGGGAAGCCCGCCAGGGTCAGACATCCTACTATAAGTTCCAAAACT contains these protein-coding regions:
- the SRR gene encoding serine racemase, whose product is MRARPRGRRPRSTEHMAAPPRLALAHVRAAEGRLRHRLPRTPLLTSRSLARLAGRRLLFKCELFQRTGSFKIRGALNAVRSLVEESQRAGGALPRAVVTHSSGNHGQALACAAQAEGIPAYIVVPRTAPHCKQAAIRSYGATLVPCEPSDKSRAETAARVVQETGGVMVHPNQELAVMAGQGTIALEVLEQAPEVNAVVVPVGGGGMIAGIAVAIKALRPDVKVFAAEPRNVDDCYQSKVRGELTPNLHPLDTIADAVKTSIGPNTWPIIRDLVDDVLTVSEEEIKQATRLVWERMKLLIEPTAGVGVAAVLSEQFQAVPRDVENVCIVLCGGNVDLSSLTWLTDLPGKAE